The Bradyrhizobium sp. LLZ17 genomic sequence CTGAACGCGATCGATCTGGCGTCGGGTGCCGGCATCGTCAGCGGCGCCGCCGTGGTTGCCGCGCCCGGCTCGTCGCTATCGTCGGTGGTCAACGGCGCTCTCAAGCTCAGCACCGGCACGGCGGCAGATTTGTCGATCACCGGAACGGGCAACGCGCTGTCCTCATTCGGTCTCACCGGTCCGACCGGCACCGGCACGGCCTTCACCGCGGGTCGCGCGCCGGGCGCGGGCAGCATCTCCGGCAAGACCCTGACCTTCACCTCCTTCAACAGTGGCACGCCCGTGAACGTCACCTTCGGTGACGGCACCAATGGCACGGTCAAGACGCTCGACCAGCTCAACAACCAGCTTCAGGCCAACCATCTGACGGCGACGATCGACGCGAACGGTGTGCTCACGATCACCACCGTCAACGAGTACGCGTCGTCGACACTCGGCTCCGTGGCCGCCGGCGGCGTGGTCGGAGGCACGATTACTGGCACGGTTGCGTTCACCACCGCGCAGCCGCCGATCCAGGATCCTGTGGCGCAGACGGCGCGCTCCAACCTAGTCAGCCAGTTCAACAACATCCTGGCGCAGATCGACACGACTTCGCAGGACTCCTCGTTCAACGGCGTCAACCTGCTCAACGGCGATACGTTGAAGCTGATCTTCAACGAGACGGGCAGCTCCACGCTCGGCATCAACGGCGTGGTCTTCAACGCGGCGGGCCTCGGCCTGAGCAATCTCGTCACCGGCGTCGACTTCATCGACAACGGCGCTACCAACAAGGTGCTCACCAGCTTGAACGCAGCCTCGAGCACGTTGCGGTCGGAAGGCTCCGCGCTCGGCTCCAACCTGTCGATCGTGCAGGTACGTCAGGACTTCTCCAAGAACCTGATCAACGTGCTGCAGACCGGCTCGTCGAACCTGACGCTCGCCGACACCAACGAGGAAGCGGCCAACAGCCAGGCGCTGTCGACCCGTCAATCGATCGCGGTCTCCGCGCTCTCGCTCGCCAACCAGTCGCAGCAGAGTGTGCTGCAACTGCTCCGCTAATATCGCAGCGCAGAATCGCTAGTCGACACATCGCGGCGGGGCTAATGCCCCGCCGTTCTTTTAGCGAGATCGCTAAGACAAGATTAGCTCAGATCAGCGCATGATGAATGCGATCGTTTACAGCGCACGCACTCGCATCTAGCTTTGAAGTGAGAAAGAATCCGTGCCCCGTAATTGTCCGGAGCGCTTCCACTCTCTCACGTAAGCAAATCTTAAGCGGTGCTGCCTAGGGTTGGGAAAGAAATCCTTAAGCCTGTTCAACGGGCTAGGAAACCTCCAGGGTGTGATTGATGTCGAATTCCGCTGCCTCGGCTTACGCGCGCGTTGCGACGACCACTGCATCTCCTCGCGACGTCGAGGCGCAGACGCTGCTCAAGGCCGCGAACAAGCTGCAGGACGCCGTCAACAATGCCGACCCGCTCAGCGAAGAGACCAGGCACGCCCTGATGTTCAATCGCAAGCTCTGGACCATCTTCCTCAGCGAAGCGATGCGCGACACCAATCCCCAGCCCATTGAAGTCCGGCAGAAGATCGCCAACATCAGCGTGTTCGTGCTGAGCCAGACCGCGGCGCTCCAGATGAGCCCGCAGTTCGATCACTTCCGTCCGCTGATCGAGATCAACCGCAATATCGCCGCCGGCCTGTCCGGACGTCCCTGACGGAGAGTTGCCGTGGCCGACCTGATGAGCATCCTGTCGACCGCGTACAAGTCGGCCGTCACGTCGGTTCCGAGCAAGACCAAATATGTGGCCGTCGATCCGACGCTCTATAAGGGCACATGGACCGGCAAATATCCGGACGGCAAGACGTTCTCGCTCGGCATTTCGAACGTTGACGGCTTTCGCGCCCAGATTCACTACCAGAGCGGCGATACATCGCAGTATCAGCAGGTCCTGATCAAGGACTTCTCGTTCCGCTTCGGCAATACGAAGTTTACGCTGACCAATGTCGGCAAGGCGGAGATCAAGAACGTCGTGACCGATCCCGCGACCGGCTCGACCTATCTCGATACGGCGCAGGCCACGCTCCAGACCTGATGATCAGGCACTGAGGTCCGTGTTGAGCGGGCGCGAGGGCTCGGACTTCAAATCCAGTGCATGGAAATAAGCCCGCCGCCGCAGCATTGCGTCGTCCGGAAACTGGTTGACCACCGCGTCGGTCTTTTCGTTGAGGATCTGGAAGACGAAGGATGCGGCCGCCTGATCGAACACGACTTGGCGCGAGATGTTCTCGTTGCTTTGCAGATCATTGCGCACAGCCGCGCTCGTATCGCTCGCGGCGACCGTCTGGCTCACCGGCAAATCAGTTTGCACGGCCTCGTTCGCCGCCGCATTCGACGTCGTTACGATCTGCGCAGGGGCCGGTATCCCCACCGGCCTGATGCTGAAATCTGTACTCATGGCAGCCTCCTGGTTGCCTCGCGTGAGTCAAATCCCAACCCCTCTCAATAAGCAACCATGGAACACCAGGATTGAAGACCCGGTAAGGAAACGTGCCTAACCGCGCGACGACATCGCCGCGCGGTTTTTCGTAAAATTGCAGCTTGTTGCCTGCGTACGCTCAGAGCGAGCGGCTGACCGCGA encodes the following:
- the flaF gene encoding flagellar biosynthesis regulator FlaF; the protein is MSNSAASAYARVATTTASPRDVEAQTLLKAANKLQDAVNNADPLSEETRHALMFNRKLWTIFLSEAMRDTNPQPIEVRQKIANISVFVLSQTAALQMSPQFDHFRPLIEINRNIAAGLSGRP